From a region of the Hemibagrus wyckioides isolate EC202008001 linkage group LG06, SWU_Hwy_1.0, whole genome shotgun sequence genome:
- the LOC131354599 gene encoding trace amine-associated receptor 13c-like: MQFNQSDRCEHFSCPERSVSPAVYILLYVCSAAVVLLTVCGNLLVIISVLHFKQLHTPTNMLVLSLAVSDFFVGVFVMMPMFVWTIESCWIFGRDYCTVFWIICGFLLLLTIYNITLIAVDRYLALSNPFLYMNRVSVRITRVVIVFDWCMVGVYILTLMHFNGNFTISVMCSGECFYFLNEVWIVIDLIYAFIFPLSVIIILYTRVFVIAKKHATAIRELNNHTRPKTQKITSHSMKSERKAAKVLGILVSVFLMCLLPYFIYSLLGDIIELQTEIIQKLVIILYLNSTINPVIYALFYPWFRRCVKLIITLQIFQTDSALINVLS; encoded by the coding sequence ATGCAGTTTAATCAGTCTGATCGCTGTGAGCATTTCTCCTGTCCAGAGAGATCTGTATCTCCTGCAGTTTATATCTTACTGTAcgtgtgttcagctgctgtggttctgctaacagtgtgtggaaatctgctggtcatcatctctgttcttcacttcaagCAGCTTCACACACCAACCAACATGCTGGTGCTCTCTCTGGCCGTGTCGGATTTCTTTGTTGGTGTTTTTGTAATGATGCCTATGTTCGTCTGGACAATTGAGTCATGCTGGATTTTTGGGAGAGATTACTGCACTGTCTTTTGGATAATTTGTGGTTTTCTATTACTTTTAACCATCTATAATATCACTCTGATTGCTGTGGATCGCTATTTGGCTCTCTCAAACCCCTTTCTCTACATGAACAGAGTCTCTGTGAGGATCACTCGTGTTGTAATTGTTTTTGACTGGTGTATGGTGGGGGTCTATATCTTAACACTCATGCATTTCAATGGAAACTTCACAATTTCTGTAATGTGTTCTGGAGAATGTTTTTACTTTCTGAATGAGGTCTGGATTGTAATCGACCTCATATATGCATTTATATTTCCACTTTCTGTCATAATCATATTGTATACTCGAGTGTTTGTGATTGCTAAGAAACATGCCACTGCTATCAGAGagcttaataatcacacacggcctaaaacacagaaaatcacctcacactccatgaaatctgagagaaaagcagctaaagtcctcggcattttagtgtctgtgtttctgatgtgtttacttccatattttatttacagtttattagGTGATATTATTGAACTACAGACAGAAATTATTCAGAAACTTGTGATCATTCTTTATCTTAACTCCACCATTAATCCAGTTATTTATGCTCTGTTTTACCCGTGGTTCAGGAGGTGTGTTAAATTAATCATAACTCTGCAAATATTTCAAACAGACTCTGCATTAATCAATGTTCTTTCATGA
- the LOC131354591 gene encoding trace amine-associated receptor 13c-like: protein MNLTEFNQSDRCEHFSCPERSVSPAVYILLYVCSAAVVLLTVCGNLLVIISVLHFKQLHTPTNMLVLSLAVSDFLVGGFVMPSMLIWMIESCWIFGKGYCIIFWLIAAFLIIVSIYNIALIAVDRYLALSNPLFYINRVSVRITHIIIVFDWCLVVAYILLLMYFNENFINFQMCPGECFLYVNEVWFVIDNIYSFIFPLSVIIILYTRVFVIAKKHATAIRELNNHTRPKTQKITSHSMKSERKAAKVLGILVSVFLMCLLPYFIYSLMGYVIEIQTETFQKVTILVCLNSTINPVIYALFYPWFRRCIKLIINLQIFQTDSALINVLS, encoded by the coding sequence ATGAACCTGacagagtttaatcagtctgatcgctgtgagcatttctcctgtccagagagatctgtatctcctgcagtttatatcttactgtacgtgtgttcagctgctgtggttctgctaacagtgtgtggaaatctgctggtcatcatctctgttcttcacttcaagCAGCTTCACACACCAACCAACATGCTGGTGCTCTCTCTGGCCGTGTCGGATTTCCTTGTCGGTGGTTTTGTAATGCCGTCGATGTTAATCTGGATGATCGAATCATGCTGGATTTTTGGGAAAGGTTACTGTATCATTTTTTGGTTGATTGCTGCTTTCCTCATAATCGTATCAATCTATAATATCGCTTTGATTGCTGTGGATCGCTATTTGGCTCTCTCAAACCCCCTTTTCTACATAAACAGAGTCTCTGTGAGGATCACTCATATTATAATTGTTTTTGACTGGTGTCTGGTGGTGGCCTATATCTTACTACTCATGTATTTCAATGAAAACTTTATTAATTTTCAAATGTGTCCTGGAGAGTGTTTCCTCTATGTGAATGAGGTTTGGTTTGTTATTGacaatatatattcatttatatttccactttctgtcataatcatattgtatactcgagtttttgtgattgctaagaaacatgccactgctatcagagagcttaataatcacacacggcctaaaacacagaaaatcacctcacactccatgaaatctgagagaaaagcagctaaagtcctcggcattttagtgtctgtgtttctgatgtgtttacttccatattttatttacagcttaATGGGTTATGTTAttgaaatacagacagaaacatttcagaaagTCACAATCTTGGTTTGTCTTAATTCCACCATTAATCCAGTTATTTATGCTCTGTTTTACCCGTGGTTTAGGAGGTGCATTAAATTAATCATAAATCTGCAAATATTTCAGACTGACTCTGCATTAATCAATGTTCTTTCATGA
- the LOC131354592 gene encoding trace amine-associated receptor 13c-like: protein MNLTEFNQSDRCEHFSCPERSVSPAVYILLYVCSAAVVLLTVCGNLLVIISVLHFKQLHTPTNMLVLSLAVSDFLVGAFVMPSMLIWTIESCWIFGRDFCTVFWLIAGFLTILSVYNIALIAVDRYLALSNPFLYMNRVSVRITRVVIVFYWCMVVVYNVALMYFNGSFMKFRLCPGECYFFLNEVWSVIDLVFSFIFPLSLIIILYTLVFVIAKKHATAIRELNNHTRPKTQKITSHSMKSERKAAKVLGILVSVFLMCLLPYFIYSLLGDVIDLQTETFQGFSILVYLNSTINPVIYALFYPWFRRCFKLIVTLKIFRTDSALINVLS, encoded by the coding sequence ATGAACCTGacagagtttaatcagtctgaccgctgtgagcatttctcctgtccagagagatctgtatctcctgcagtttatatcttactgtacgtgtgttcagctgctgtggttctgctaacagtgtgtggaaatctgctggtcatcatctctgttcttcacttcaagCAGCTTCACACACCAACTAACATGCTGGTGCTCTCTCTGGCCGTGTCAGATTTCCTTGTCGGTGCTTTTGTGATGCCGTCAATGTTAATCTGGACGATTGAGTCATGCTGGATTTTTGGGAGAGATTTCTGCACTGTTTTTTGGTTGATTGCTGGTTTCCTCACAATCTTATCAGTCTATAATATCGCTCTGATTGCTGTGGATCGGTATTTGGCTCTCTCAAACCCCTTTCTCTACATGAACAGAGTCTCTGTGAGGATCACTCGTGTTGTAATTGTTTTTTACTGGTGTATGGTGGTGGTCTATAATGTAGCACTCATGTATTTCAATGGAAGCTTTATGAAATTTCGATTGTGTCCTGGAGAGTGTTATTTCTTTCTGAATGAGGTTTGGTCTGTAATTGATcttgtattttcatttatatttcccCTCTCTCTTATAATCATATTGTATACTCTAGTTTTTGTTATTGCTAAGAAACATGCCACTGCTATCAGAGagcttaataatcacacacggcctaaaacacagaaaatcacctcacactccatgaaatccgagagaaaagcagctaaagtcctcggcattttagtgtctgtgtttctgatgtgtttacttccatattttatttacagtttattagGTGATGTTATTGATCTACAGACAGAAACTTTTCAAGGATTCTCAATCTTAGTTTATCTTAACTCCACCATTAATCCAGTTATTTATGCTCTGTTTTACCCGTGGTTTAGGAGGTGCTTTAAATTAATTGTTACTCTGAAAATATTTCGAACAGATTCTGCATTAATCAATGTTCTATCATGA
- the LOC131354597 gene encoding trace amine-associated receptor 6-like yields the protein MNLMEFNQSDRCEHFSCPERSVSPAVYILLYVCSAAVVLLTVCGNLLVIISVLHFKQLHTPTNMLVLSLAVTDFLVGALVMPSILIWTIESCWIFGRGFCICFLLIYSVLTYLSIYNIALIAVDRYLALSNPFLYMNTVTKRTMCIVVYSNWCISLVYNAALCFFDGSFMNFLSCPEECIYFLDEVWAVIDLLVTFIFPLSVIIILYTRVFVIAKKHATAIRELNNHTRPKTQKITSHSMKSERKAAKVLGILVSVFLMCLLPYFIYSLLGNVLEMQVDTVKKVLLILCLNSTINPVIYALFYTWFRRCIKLIITLQIFRTDSALIIVVS from the coding sequence ATGAACCTGATGgagtttaatcagtctgatcgctgtgagcatttctcctgtccagagagatctgtatctcctgcagtttatatcttactgtacgtgtgttcagctgctgtggttctgctaacagtgtgtggaaatctgctggtcatcatctctgttcttcacttcaagcagcttcacacaccaaccaacatgctggtgctctctctggctgtgaCAGATTTCCTTGTCGGTGCTTTAGTGATGCCGTCAATATTAATCTGGACAATCGAGTCATGCTGGATTTTTGGGAGAGGATTCTGCATctgttttttgttaatttatagtgtccttacgtatttatctatctataatatcgCTCTGATTGCTGTGGATCGGTATTTGGCTCTCTCAAACCCTTTTCTCTACATGAACACAGTCACTAAGAGGACAATGTGCATTGTGGTTTATTCTAACTGGTGTATAAGTCTAGTGTATAATGCAGCACTCTGTTTTTTTGATGGAAGTTTCATGAATTTTCTCTCTTGTCCTGAagagtgtatttattttctggATGAGGTTTGGGCTGTAATTGATCTTTTAGTAACATTCATATTTCCACTTTCTGTCATAATCATATTGTATACTCGAGTTTTTGTGATTGCTAAGAAACATGCCACTGCTATCAGAGagcttaataatcacacacgacctaaaacacagaaaatcacctcacactccatgaaatctgagagaaaagcagctaaagtcctcggcattttagtgtctgtgtttctgatgtgtttacttccatattttatttatagtttattagGGAATGTTCTTGAAATGCAGGTAGACACAGTTAAGAAAGTTTTGCTCATACTTTGTCTTAATTCCACCATTAATCCAGTTATTTATGCCCTGTTTTACACATGGTTTCGGAGGTGCATTAAATTAATCATAACTCTGCAAATATTTCGAACAGACTCTGCATTAATAATAGTTGTTTCGTGA
- the LOC131354594 gene encoding trace amine-associated receptor 13c-like → MNLTEFNQSDRCEHFSCPERSVSPAVYILLYVCSAAVVLLTVCGNLLVIISVLHFKQLHTPTNMLVLSLAVSDFLVGAFVMPSMLIWMIETCWIFGRDFCTVFWLMAGFLTILSVYNIALISVDRYLALSNPFLYMNRVSVRITRVVIIFYWCVVVVYNVALTYFSGSFMKFRLCPGECYFFLNEVWTIIDLIYSFIFPLSVIIILYTLVFVIAKKHATAIRELNNHTRPKTQKITSHSMKSERKAAKVLGILVSVFLVCLLPYYIYSLLGDVTELQTETFQNLLIIICLNSTINPVIYALFYPWFRRCVKLTVNLQIFQTDSALFNVLS, encoded by the coding sequence ATGAACCTGACGgagtttaatcagtctgatcgctgtgagcatttctcctgtccagagagatctgtatctcctgcagtttatatcttactgtacgtgtgttcagctgctgtggttctgctaacagtgtgtggaaatctgctggtcatcatctctgttcttcacttcaagcagcttcacacaccaaccaacatgctggtgctctctctggctgtgtcgGATTTCCTTGTCGGTGCTTTTGTGATGCCGTCAATGTTAATCTGGATGATTGAGACATGCTGGATTTTTGGGAGAGATTTCTGCACTGTTTTTTGGTTGATGGCTGGTTTCCTCACAATCTTATCAGTCTATAATATCGCTCTGATTTCTGTGGATAGGTATTTGGCTCTCTCAAACCCCTTTCTCTACATGAACAGAGTCTCTGTGAGGATCACtcgtgttgtaattattttttactggtgtgtggtggtggtctATAATGTAGCACTCACATATTTCAGTGGAAGCTTTATGAAATTTCGATTGTGTCCTGGAGAGTGTTATTTCTTTCTGAATGAGGTTTGGACCATAATTGATctcatatattcatttatatttccactTTCTGTAATAATCATATTGTATACTCTAGTGTTTGTGATTGCTAAGAAACATGCCACTGCTATCAGAGagcttaataatcacacacggcctaaaacacagaaaatcacctcacactccatgaaatctgagagaaaagcagctaaagtcctcggcattttagtgtctgtgtttctggtgtgtttacttccatattatatttatagtttattaGGTGATGTTACTGAACTACAGACAGAAACTTTTCAGAATCTTCTGATCATCATTTGTCTTAATTCCACCATTAATCCAGTTATTTATGCTCTGTTTTACCCGTGGTTCAGAAGGTGTGTTAAATTAACTGTGAATCTACAAATATTCCAGACAGATTCTGCATTATTTAATGTTCTTTCGTGA
- the LOC131354604 gene encoding trace amine-associated receptor 13c-like, with product MNLTEFNQSDRCEHFSCPERSVSPAVYILLYVCSAAVVLLTVCGNLLVIISVLHFKQLHTPTNMLVLSLAVSDFFIGIFMMLPLFIWSIESCWIFDTGYCTCWMLTSFFLVTISIYNIVLIAVDRYLALANPFLYTNMISRRTMCIVVYINWFVWLVYNTALCYFNGNFTSSVMCPGECLVIVNEVLSVIDLVVSFIFPLSVIIILYTRVFVIAKKHATAIRELNNHTRPKTQKITSHSERKAAKVLGILVSVFLVCLLPYFIYSLLDNVIELQTETFHFILICLNSTINPVIYALFYPWFRRCFKLTITLQIFQTDSALINVLS from the coding sequence ATGAACCTGACGgagtttaatcagtctgatcgctgtgagcatttctcctgtccagagagatctgtatctcctgcagtttatatcttactgtacgtgtgttcagctgctgtggttctgctaacagtgtgtggaaatctgctggtcatcatctctgttcttcacttcaagcagcttcacacaccaaccaacatgctggtgctctctctggctgtgtcgGATTTCTTTATTGGCATTTTTATGATGCTGCCATTGTTCATCTGGTCGATTGAGTCCTGCTGGATTTTTGATACAGGGTATTGCACTTGTTGGATgctcacttctttctttcttgttacTATATCCATCTATAATATCGTTTTGATCGCTGTAGATCGGTATTTGGCTCTCGCAAACCCTTTTCTCTACACAAACATGATCTCTAGAAGGACAATGTGCATTGTGGTTTACATTAACTGGTTTGTGTGGTTGGTATATAACACAGCACTCTGTTATTTCAATGGAAACTTCACTAGTTCTGTAATGTGTCCTGGAGAGTGTTTAGTCATTGTGAATGAGGTTTTGTCTGTAATCGATCTTGtagtttcatttatatttccactttctgtcataatcatattgtatactcgagtttttgtgattgctaagaaacatgccactgctatcagagagcttaataatcacacacgacctaaaacacagaaaatcacctcacactctgagagaaaagcagctaaagTCCTCGGCATTTTAGTGTCCGTGTTTCTGGTGTGTTTActtccatattttatttacagtttattagACAATGTTATTGAACTACAGacagaaacatttcatttcatcttgaTTTGTCTTAATTCTACCATTAATCCAGTTATTTATGCTCTGTTTTACCCGTGGTTCAGGAGGTGCTTTAAATTAACTATAACTCTGCAAATATTCCAGACAGACTCTGCATTAATCAATGTTCTTTCATGA